The Verrucomicrobium spinosum DSM 4136 = JCM 18804 genome includes a region encoding these proteins:
- a CDS encoding DNA cytosine methyltransferase: MLSFPEVINSTLIPTDQAGLVAIDLFAGCGGLALGFESAGISTIGFEKDRDACASYRRNLGGECFETLLTPESQFPKCDLIIGGPPCQPFSVGGHQNGLKDSRDGFPTFISAVARLRPKLWMFENVRGMMYGNRWYLDQILAELRDLGYEVDLRILNSVHFGVPQKRERLVVVGHLGGFVFPAPSAKVWTSADALEGMLYATPPESRFLTPSMDKYIANYEKASACVRPRDLHLDLPARTLTCRNLAGATGDMQRIKLPDGRRRRLLPREAARLQSFPDGFEFIGSEGSVFTQIGNAVPPMMAYALAGSVVRYFKLKRHSVPRAGQKVAA, from the coding sequence ATGCTCTCCTTCCCGGAAGTCATCAACTCCACCCTTATTCCGACTGACCAGGCCGGGTTGGTTGCGATTGACTTGTTTGCTGGCTGTGGTGGGCTTGCCTTGGGGTTCGAATCGGCAGGGATTTCGACGATTGGTTTCGAGAAAGATCGCGATGCGTGTGCTTCGTATCGCAGAAATCTTGGAGGGGAATGCTTTGAAACATTGCTGACGCCTGAATCGCAGTTTCCCAAGTGCGACCTGATTATCGGCGGGCCGCCGTGTCAGCCGTTTTCAGTTGGAGGGCATCAAAATGGGCTGAAGGATTCTCGTGACGGGTTTCCTACATTCATTTCCGCAGTCGCAAGGTTGCGTCCGAAGCTCTGGATGTTCGAGAACGTGCGGGGGATGATGTATGGTAACAGATGGTACCTTGACCAGATTCTGGCAGAGCTGCGTGATCTTGGGTATGAGGTGGATCTTCGAATCTTGAACTCGGTTCATTTCGGGGTTCCCCAAAAGCGTGAACGATTGGTAGTAGTTGGTCACCTTGGGGGCTTTGTGTTTCCTGCTCCCTCAGCGAAGGTGTGGACTTCTGCCGATGCCCTGGAGGGGATGCTCTATGCGACGCCGCCCGAATCGCGATTTCTTACGCCGAGCATGGACAAGTACATTGCCAACTATGAAAAGGCGTCGGCATGTGTTCGACCGCGTGATCTTCATTTGGATCTACCAGCGAGAACTTTGACCTGTCGGAATCTCGCCGGAGCGACGGGAGACATGCAACGAATAAAGTTGCCGGACGGCAGAAGACGGCGACTTCTGCCACGTGAGGCAGCTCGTCTACAATCTTTTCCAGACGGCTTTGAGTTCATTGGCTCTGAAGGAAGCGTTTTCACTCAAATCGGCAATGCGGTTCCGCCAATGATGGCATATGCGTTGGCTGGATCGGTCGTCCGATACTTCAAACTCAAACGACATAGCGTTCCTCGAGCTGGACAAAAGGTTGCGGCCTGA
- a CDS encoding DUF72 domain-containing protein, translated as MNPSAASSAPFIDRSLLAAQLRWLAEREVFIGTSSWKYEGWLGSIYSPDRYLTRGKFSQARFERDCLYEHAETFSSVCVDAGYYRFPSPKYVAGLMEQTPDHYRFTFKVTDDITARTFPNLPRHGDKAGKRNEHFLNADLFTRAFLTPFASFKSKVGVLIFEFSHFHARDFERGRDFMEALDQFLGALPKGWRYAVEIRNRNFLHPDYFAMLKSHGVGHVINQWARMPDASEQMAMPGAMDCADFVAARFLLKQGRSYEEAVKLFSPYTATKEPHEGAREAAAALIRPTVEYDLKPAPKHSRKAIFVYVNNRLEGNSLQTIIAILVKLQLEKFGFLPPSIMPPSSNPPATLL; from the coding sequence ATGAACCCCTCCGCAGCCAGCAGCGCTCCCTTCATCGACCGCTCCCTGCTGGCGGCTCAGTTGCGCTGGCTGGCGGAGCGGGAGGTGTTCATCGGCACATCCTCCTGGAAGTATGAAGGCTGGCTGGGCAGCATCTACTCGCCAGACCGCTACCTGACCAGGGGCAAGTTCTCCCAGGCGCGCTTCGAACGGGACTGTCTCTACGAGCACGCCGAGACGTTTTCCTCCGTCTGTGTGGACGCAGGTTATTATCGCTTCCCCTCACCCAAGTATGTCGCAGGTCTGATGGAGCAGACACCCGATCATTACCGGTTCACTTTCAAGGTCACCGATGACATCACCGCCCGCACTTTTCCGAATCTGCCCCGGCATGGTGACAAGGCCGGGAAACGCAACGAGCATTTCCTCAATGCGGACCTCTTCACCCGGGCTTTCCTCACGCCCTTTGCATCGTTCAAGTCCAAGGTGGGAGTTCTGATCTTTGAGTTCAGCCACTTTCATGCCCGGGACTTTGAGCGCGGACGGGACTTCATGGAGGCACTGGACCAGTTTCTGGGAGCCCTGCCCAAAGGGTGGCGCTACGCGGTCGAAATCCGCAATCGTAATTTCCTCCACCCAGACTACTTTGCCATGCTCAAGTCACATGGGGTGGGCCATGTCATCAATCAATGGGCCCGCATGCCAGATGCTTCCGAGCAGATGGCGATGCCCGGTGCCATGGACTGCGCCGATTTCGTCGCCGCCAGGTTCCTCCTCAAGCAGGGGCGAAGCTATGAGGAGGCAGTAAAGCTGTTTTCGCCCTACACGGCAACGAAGGAGCCCCACGAAGGAGCCCGGGAAGCCGCTGCGGCCCTGATCCGCCCCACTGTGGAGTACGACCTGAAACCTGCGCCCAAGCACTCACGGAAAGCCATTTTCGTGTACGTGAACAACCGGCTTGAAGGAAACTCCCTGCAGACCATCATTGCCATTCTGGTGAAGCTACAGTTGGAAAAATTCGGGTTCCTGCCGCCGTCCATCATGCCCCCTTCCTCAAACCCACCCGCCACCCTCCTATGA
- a CDS encoding BsuBI/PstI family type II restriction endonuclease, with amino-acid sequence MAGKNKAASVRRVVNEAIEVLQALGVPLSSATQRSREMTAMCFLAVAGVTHSADWPSAAKHPGPPLGTRQIIDFINRHFEESISRGSYDDIRRKHLKLAILAGIVLKSAAKPHAAANDPTRGYAVNPLHAPVIQSFGQLGWAAHAAKFMEGQTALTDVVGGKSSVAAISLVLPNGSELRLGPGQHNALQRAVVEQFRPRFAPGSLVLYLGDAQDRTIVCDTERLTAIGLPLATSGSLPDIILLDEARGWLFLIEAVHSFGPISPERLLTLDQLCQNCSIPRVYVTSFLDRGAFRKFAPDIAWETEVWIASEPDHMIHFNGDRFFGPR; translated from the coding sequence ATGGCTGGAAAGAACAAGGCAGCGAGTGTTCGCAGGGTTGTGAATGAGGCTATTGAGGTGCTTCAAGCATTGGGAGTGCCGCTATCCTCAGCGACTCAGCGGAGTCGTGAAATGACTGCGATGTGCTTTCTGGCGGTAGCTGGAGTGACGCACTCCGCCGACTGGCCGTCGGCCGCCAAACATCCGGGCCCGCCACTCGGAACCCGGCAGATCATAGACTTCATCAATCGCCACTTTGAAGAGTCGATCTCTCGCGGATCTTACGACGACATTCGGCGCAAACATCTGAAACTGGCGATCTTGGCTGGCATTGTATTGAAAAGCGCTGCCAAGCCCCATGCAGCTGCAAACGATCCTACGCGTGGATACGCAGTCAATCCCCTGCACGCTCCTGTCATTCAGTCATTTGGGCAACTTGGTTGGGCGGCTCATGCTGCCAAGTTCATGGAGGGGCAGACCGCGTTGACTGACGTTGTTGGAGGAAAGAGTTCAGTTGCCGCAATATCATTGGTCTTACCTAATGGTTCCGAACTTCGGCTGGGACCTGGTCAACACAATGCGTTGCAAAGAGCCGTGGTTGAGCAGTTTCGACCAAGATTTGCTCCAGGTTCACTGGTCCTGTACCTTGGTGATGCCCAAGATCGGACAATTGTGTGCGATACGGAGAGACTGACGGCGATTGGACTGCCGTTGGCAACCTCAGGAAGCCTGCCTGATATTATTTTGTTAGACGAGGCACGAGGATGGCTGTTTCTGATTGAAGCAGTTCACAGTTTTGGCCCCATCTCACCCGAGAGGTTATTGACGCTCGATCAACTTTGTCAGAATTGCTCGATACCTCGCGTGTATGTGACGTCCTTTCTGGACCGTGGTGCATTCCGCAAGTTTGCTCCCGATATTGCTTGGGAAACTGAGGTGTGGATTGCTTCGGAACCTGATCACATGATTCATTTCAATGGAGATCGCTTTTTTGGACCTCGCTGA
- the metX gene encoding homoserine O-acetyltransferase MetX: MSNKTIPESQTQFLRFATPEKPFRFTSGMVMDDLTLAYETHGKLNEDKSNAILLFHALSGSQHAAGVCRHVPHTDDRWTEDCQQGWWSLFIGPGKALDTQKFFVICANYLGGCYGSSGPASLNPKTGRPYGPEFPQVSTADVVRSQALLLDHFGIEKLHAVMGASVGGLLTLNFATLFPERVRLVVSIASGQRTTVLSRLGVFEQVMAIENDPHFKGGNYYDSDPPAYGLALARMISHKTFVHLDAIERRARGDVIQRDDQLSWYRVGHNVESYMLHQGKKFVKRFDANTYLRICDMWLRFDPLKDAGVEDHGALFAISRRAGHHWLVFSIDSDFCFYPEEQAELVRWLEQADVSSMHITVHSDKGHDSFLLEPELYTPHLSYTLRRGVQLNDAWDHDAASPGI; the protein is encoded by the coding sequence ATGTCCAACAAGACCATCCCTGAAAGTCAGACGCAGTTTCTGCGTTTTGCCACGCCTGAGAAGCCTTTTCGCTTCACTTCGGGCATGGTCATGGATGATCTGACCCTCGCCTACGAGACCCACGGCAAGCTTAATGAGGACAAGAGCAATGCCATCCTGCTCTTCCACGCGCTCTCAGGCAGCCAGCATGCCGCAGGCGTCTGTCGCCATGTGCCGCACACGGACGACCGCTGGACGGAGGACTGCCAGCAGGGCTGGTGGAGCCTCTTCATCGGCCCGGGCAAGGCGCTGGATACCCAGAAGTTCTTCGTCATCTGCGCCAACTATCTGGGCGGTTGTTACGGAAGCTCTGGCCCAGCCTCTTTAAATCCAAAGACGGGACGCCCCTATGGCCCCGAGTTTCCGCAGGTCAGCACCGCAGATGTCGTCCGCTCCCAGGCCCTCCTGCTGGACCACTTCGGAATCGAAAAGCTGCATGCAGTGATGGGCGCCTCCGTGGGGGGCCTGCTCACGCTGAACTTTGCCACGCTATTCCCAGAGCGCGTCAGGCTTGTCGTCTCGATAGCCAGCGGTCAGCGCACCACGGTACTTTCTCGTCTGGGTGTCTTCGAGCAAGTAATGGCGATCGAGAACGATCCGCACTTTAAAGGGGGCAACTACTACGACAGCGACCCGCCCGCTTATGGGCTGGCCCTGGCGCGGATGATCAGCCACAAGACCTTTGTCCACCTGGATGCAATCGAACGCCGCGCCCGGGGCGACGTCATTCAGCGGGATGACCAGCTTTCCTGGTACCGCGTGGGACACAACGTGGAGAGCTACATGCTCCACCAGGGCAAGAAGTTCGTGAAACGCTTCGACGCGAACACCTACCTGCGCATCTGTGACATGTGGCTTCGCTTCGACCCGCTCAAAGACGCGGGTGTCGAGGACCATGGGGCCCTCTTTGCCATCAGCCGCAGGGCTGGTCACCACTGGCTGGTGTTCAGCATCGACTCCGACTTCTGCTTCTACCCGGAAGAACAGGCCGAACTGGTGCGCTGGCTGGAACAGGCGGACGTGTCCTCCATGCACATCACCGTGCACTCGGACAAGGGACACGACTCATTTCTCCTGGAGCCAGAGCTCTACACCCCTCACCTCAGCTACACGCTGCGACGGGGTGTGCAGCTCAATGACGCTTGGGATCACGATGCCGCCAGTCCCGGCATCTGA
- a CDS encoding TfoX/Sxy family protein, with protein sequence MSTFVDSLLDLLTPLGDVTARKMFGGYGIYKEALMFGLVSQNRFYLRTDDETKDRFIDQGCEPFVFCLDKAGNPVVSKYYEPPEMAFANAQRMRPWATMGWECALRSVTTKAARKKRAKPAKAVPVKQPRAKKKKP encoded by the coding sequence ATGTCCACGTTTGTTGATTCTCTCCTGGATCTATTGACCCCACTGGGGGACGTGACCGCCCGGAAGATGTTCGGCGGTTACGGTATCTACAAGGAGGCACTCATGTTTGGGCTGGTGTCGCAGAATCGCTTTTACCTCCGCACCGACGACGAGACCAAAGACCGTTTCATCGATCAGGGGTGTGAACCCTTCGTCTTCTGCCTGGACAAGGCAGGCAATCCCGTCGTTTCCAAGTACTACGAGCCACCGGAGATGGCGTTTGCCAATGCGCAGCGTATGAGGCCCTGGGCCACCATGGGATGGGAGTGTGCCCTGCGTTCGGTGACGACCAAGGCTGCCAGGAAAAAGCGGGCCAAGCCCGCCAAAGCAGTGCCTGTGAAGCAGCCGAGAGCAAAGAAGAAGAAACCGTAA
- a CDS encoding secondary thiamine-phosphate synthase enzyme YjbQ, translating to MAAHADIFLINTRGKGTYEITDAVELIVKAAGIKTGTATVFVQHTSASLVIYENADPSARKDLHEYFERLVPENTPWFVHTSEGPDDMPSHLRMVLTRTSEVIPVINGRLALGTWQGIFLFEHRRAPHSRRVVVSVVG from the coding sequence ATGGCGGCCCACGCAGACATCTTTTTGATCAACACCCGCGGCAAGGGGACCTATGAAATCACCGACGCCGTCGAGCTCATTGTGAAGGCTGCGGGCATCAAAACCGGCACCGCCACAGTCTTCGTCCAGCATACCAGTGCCAGCCTCGTCATCTACGAGAACGCTGACCCGTCAGCCCGCAAAGACCTTCACGAGTACTTCGAACGGCTCGTCCCGGAGAACACACCGTGGTTCGTCCACACCAGCGAGGGGCCAGACGACATGCCCAGCCATCTCCGCATGGTGCTCACCCGAACCAGCGAAGTCATTCCCGTCATCAATGGCCGCCTTGCCCTCGGCACCTGGCAGGGCATCTTCCTCTTCGAGCACCGCCGCGCCCCGCACTCCCGCCGGGTGGTGGTAAGTGTGGTGGGGTAA
- a CDS encoding ABC transporter permease, with translation MFFNALLIALREIRRNLTRAFLTVLGVIIGVAAVITMVTLGQGTTQAVKNQISSLGSNLLVLRPGSGFGPRSTSAGVPRFTMLDAQAVMEQVSGVAAVAPVAQTSLSTIYLQTARTTQITGSTPDYFHIGKWTIGEGRLFTDLDLRSGAAVCVIGETVRRQLFGSENPIGAKIRIGKSSCEVIGLLTAKGQSGMGDQDDTIVVPLSTLQRRLTGRTSARSVNQINISAEDNTNSDAMIGEITSLMRQRRNLSPNEDDNFSVFDTRQIAETLSSSTKMMTMLLAAVAGVSLLVGGIGIMNIMLVSVTERTREIGIRLAIGARAREVLLQFLVEAITLSCVGGVVGIGIALGLCYFLAQVIQVPFQFDTRINVIAFIFSAAVGVLFGFTPARRAAKLDPIEALRHE, from the coding sequence GTGTTCTTCAACGCCCTCCTCATCGCCCTCCGGGAGATTCGCCGGAATCTCACCCGTGCCTTCCTCACGGTGCTTGGGGTCATTATCGGCGTCGCGGCCGTGATCACGATGGTCACGTTGGGCCAGGGCACAACGCAGGCGGTGAAGAACCAGATCTCCAGCCTCGGGAGCAACCTGCTGGTTCTCCGTCCGGGATCCGGCTTCGGTCCCCGCTCCACCTCCGCCGGGGTGCCGCGGTTCACCATGCTGGATGCCCAGGCAGTCATGGAACAAGTGTCAGGTGTGGCGGCGGTAGCCCCCGTGGCCCAGACCTCTCTGAGCACCATCTACCTCCAGACTGCCCGCACTACTCAGATCACCGGCAGCACTCCGGATTACTTCCATATCGGCAAATGGACCATTGGCGAAGGCAGGCTGTTCACCGATCTTGACCTTCGTTCGGGTGCCGCCGTGTGCGTCATTGGAGAAACGGTACGCCGCCAGCTTTTCGGCTCCGAGAATCCCATAGGGGCCAAGATCCGCATCGGCAAGTCCTCCTGTGAAGTCATCGGCCTGCTCACAGCCAAGGGCCAGTCCGGCATGGGCGACCAGGATGACACCATCGTTGTCCCCCTGTCCACCCTGCAGCGCCGGCTCACCGGTCGCACCTCCGCCCGGTCAGTGAACCAGATCAACATCTCCGCGGAAGACAACACGAACAGCGACGCCATGATTGGCGAGATCACCTCGCTCATGCGCCAGCGGCGCAACCTCAGCCCCAACGAGGATGACAACTTCTCCGTGTTCGACACCCGCCAGATTGCAGAGACCTTGAGTTCCTCCACAAAGATGATGACCATGCTGTTGGCTGCGGTAGCAGGCGTCAGCCTGCTCGTGGGTGGCATCGGGATCATGAACATCATGCTGGTCTCCGTGACGGAACGCACGCGGGAGATCGGCATCCGGCTTGCCATCGGGGCACGGGCTCGGGAGGTGCTTTTACAGTTTCTCGTCGAGGCCATCACCCTTTCTTGCGTGGGTGGGGTGGTCGGAATCGGCATTGCCCTCGGCCTCTGTTACTTCCTCGCCCAAGTGATCCAGGTGCCCTTCCAGTTCGACACCCGGATCAACGTCATCGCTTTCATCTTCTCTGCGGCAGTAGGCGTGCTCTTTGGTTTCACCCCGGCACGTCGCGCTGCGAAACTTGACCCTATTGAAGCGCTCCGGCACGAGTGA
- a CDS encoding ABC transporter ATP-binding protein gives MSVAPSTPPPLIELRRLTKTYGKGDAAFQALRGINLTIHKGEFVAVMGPSGSGKSTLMNLLGCLDTPTTGSYLYQGIPVETLGADQRSLLRRHALGFIFQGFNLLARTSALENVELPLLYRGIPRNERHALARDALASVGLPTKMRNTPAELSGGQQQRVAIARAIVTSPSTLFADEPTGNLDSSTTHDIMELLTRLNEERGITVLMVTHEDEVASYAKRTVRVKDGTIESDLTNKF, from the coding sequence ATGAGTGTCGCCCCCTCCACGCCCCCGCCGCTGATCGAGTTGCGCCGCCTGACCAAGACCTATGGCAAGGGCGACGCCGCCTTTCAGGCTCTGCGGGGGATCAACCTCACCATTCATAAAGGCGAGTTCGTCGCCGTCATGGGCCCCAGTGGTTCCGGGAAATCGACGCTCATGAACCTCCTGGGCTGTCTGGACACCCCGACCACAGGCAGCTACCTCTACCAGGGCATCCCGGTGGAAACGCTCGGCGCAGACCAGCGCTCCCTGCTGCGCCGACATGCTCTGGGCTTCATCTTCCAGGGCTTCAACCTTCTGGCCCGCACCAGCGCCCTGGAGAATGTGGAACTCCCTCTTCTCTATCGTGGCATCCCCAGGAATGAGCGCCACGCCCTCGCCCGCGATGCACTCGCCTCAGTCGGGCTCCCCACCAAGATGCGCAACACCCCGGCGGAGCTTTCCGGCGGTCAGCAGCAGCGCGTGGCCATTGCCCGCGCCATCGTCACCAGTCCCAGCACCCTTTTCGCCGACGAACCCACCGGCAACCTCGACTCCAGCACCACCCATGACATCATGGAACTTCTCACCCGCCTCAATGAGGAGCGCGGCATCACCGTCCTCATGGTCACCCATGAAGACGAAGTCGCTTCCTACGCAAAACGCACCGTGCGGGTCAAAGACGGCACCATCGAGTCAGACCTTACTAACAAATTTTGA
- a CDS encoding putative quorum-sensing-regulated virulence factor: MSPEELAARMASDLADIERTHMPFGKFGPQHFPPHGIPIFDLPAEYLGWFAKKGFPKGKLGKLLEIVHQMKADGSDSAFDGMRRRRGGRSQLREDRPREWRAGEEPPF; this comes from the coding sequence ATGAGCCCTGAGGAACTTGCCGCCCGCATGGCTTCCGATCTTGCCGACATTGAAAGAACGCACATGCCGTTCGGCAAGTTCGGCCCCCAGCATTTCCCTCCTCACGGCATCCCCATCTTCGACCTGCCTGCGGAATACCTGGGCTGGTTCGCCAAAAAAGGCTTCCCGAAAGGCAAGCTCGGTAAACTGCTGGAGATCGTCCATCAAATGAAGGCAGACGGCTCAGACAGTGCCTTCGACGGCATGCGCCGCCGCCGTGGCGGCCGCAGCCAGTTGCGCGAAGATCGGCCGAGAGAGTGGCGGGCGGGTGAAGAGCCGCCTTTTTGA
- a CDS encoding response regulator transcription factor, producing MRVLVVEDDPDLRRSLVATLREENYAVDAAGDGAEGFQRALENEYDVIVLDVMLPGLSGWEFLQKLRPTKTSPVLMLTARDAVQDRVKGLNQGADDYLTKPFDIEELLARIRALIRRAAGQPQPVLTIRDLSIDTAARKVLWKGEEVPVTAREYTLIEYLALHQGEVVSRTTLYEHLFDEDDSTLSNLLDVHVSNLRKKLAPELITTRRGHGYSIE from the coding sequence ATGCGAGTCCTGGTTGTAGAAGATGATCCCGACCTGCGGCGCAGCCTCGTGGCCACCTTGAGGGAGGAAAACTATGCCGTGGATGCAGCGGGCGACGGCGCAGAAGGATTCCAGAGAGCCCTTGAAAACGAGTACGACGTCATCGTGCTGGATGTGATGCTGCCGGGGCTGAGCGGCTGGGAGTTTCTTCAAAAGCTGCGCCCCACCAAGACCTCCCCCGTGCTCATGCTAACGGCCAGGGACGCCGTTCAGGACCGTGTAAAAGGTCTCAATCAAGGGGCAGATGACTACCTCACCAAGCCTTTCGACATCGAGGAATTGCTTGCACGCATCCGCGCTCTGATTCGACGTGCCGCAGGCCAGCCCCAGCCCGTCCTTACCATCAGGGACCTCTCCATCGACACTGCCGCACGCAAAGTGCTCTGGAAGGGTGAGGAGGTGCCGGTGACGGCCCGCGAGTACACCCTGATCGAGTATCTGGCCCTTCATCAAGGGGAGGTGGTGAGCCGCACCACCCTGTATGAGCACCTGTTTGATGAGGACGACAGCACGCTGTCCAATCTCCTGGATGTCCACGTCTCGAACCTCCGGAAAAAACTGGCCCCCGAACTCATTACCACACGCCGGGGACACGGCTACAGCATCGAATGA
- a CDS encoding sensor histidine kinase: protein MTSPFQSIRWRLQVWHGLLLLLVVAGFCAPGYRIALDNQLQRIDKDVSQLERRLFRSLMESVRVSLYPDNAKNKDGDRPMISLGQLLEYLREKPVTPSADVAALFQGREPGYAYFSIRNAQNEVLLTSPNAPDDITFLPPAKSDHLEDTRTIERRREVRRSSPSGFRIVVGRDISPDLDAASRFAWTQAATCLGLWVLGLGGGWWLSGRAIRPIQTISRTATRIAEGNLKDRIDITDTDSELGQLSKVLNNTFDRLNDAFERQRQFTADASHELRTPITILLSETQRVLKRDRSPEEYREALQTCNMTAQRMRHLVEALLLLARQETTQGLNGHTSTCDLAAILEDSRIHLAPLAAERGIALAADLHPAPCVGDPGALSVLATNLVNNALQHHQGPQGTVQLASGTRPNGESFFVIRDDGPGIPDEHVPHIFERFYRADKARTSAAGHTGLGLAIAKAIVDNHGGEISVQSTPGQGSTFEVTLKSDRSL from the coding sequence ATGACCTCCCCCTTCCAGTCCATCCGCTGGCGGCTCCAGGTCTGGCACGGTCTCCTGCTGCTCCTGGTCGTGGCTGGCTTCTGTGCGCCCGGTTACCGCATCGCCCTCGACAACCAGCTGCAAAGAATCGACAAGGACGTGTCGCAACTGGAGCGACGCCTCTTTCGCTCTCTCATGGAGTCCGTCCGCGTGTCCCTCTATCCGGACAACGCCAAGAACAAAGACGGAGACCGGCCCATGATCTCTCTGGGCCAGCTCCTGGAGTACCTTCGGGAGAAGCCTGTCACCCCTTCGGCGGATGTCGCCGCCCTCTTCCAGGGGCGCGAGCCGGGTTATGCCTACTTCAGCATCCGCAATGCGCAGAACGAGGTGCTGCTTACTTCTCCCAATGCCCCGGACGACATCACCTTCCTCCCTCCCGCCAAGTCGGATCACCTGGAGGACACGCGCACTATTGAGCGACGAAGGGAAGTGCGCCGGAGCAGTCCAAGTGGCTTCCGAATTGTCGTAGGGCGGGACATTTCTCCGGACTTGGATGCGGCCTCCCGCTTCGCCTGGACGCAGGCCGCCACCTGCCTGGGGCTGTGGGTTCTGGGGCTGGGAGGCGGGTGGTGGCTCTCCGGTCGTGCCATCCGTCCCATTCAGACCATCTCCCGCACGGCTACTCGCATCGCCGAAGGCAATCTCAAGGATCGGATCGACATTACTGACACGGACAGTGAGCTGGGCCAGCTCAGCAAGGTGCTCAACAATACTTTTGACCGGCTCAATGACGCCTTCGAGCGGCAGCGGCAGTTTACCGCCGACGCCTCCCACGAACTCAGGACCCCCATCACCATTCTGCTCTCGGAAACGCAGCGCGTTCTGAAACGAGACCGCAGTCCAGAGGAGTACCGTGAGGCTCTGCAAACTTGCAACATGACCGCCCAGCGGATGCGACATCTCGTGGAGGCGCTCCTGCTGCTGGCGCGTCAGGAAACCACGCAGGGGCTCAATGGTCACACCAGCACCTGCGATCTGGCCGCTATTTTGGAGGACTCCCGCATCCACCTCGCGCCACTGGCGGCGGAGCGCGGCATTGCCTTGGCTGCGGATCTCCACCCCGCCCCCTGTGTGGGCGATCCCGGAGCACTCTCCGTACTGGCCACCAACCTGGTCAACAACGCTCTGCAACACCATCAGGGCCCTCAGGGGACTGTCCAGCTTGCCAGTGGCACCCGGCCCAACGGCGAATCCTTCTTTGTCATCCGCGACGACGGGCCCGGCATCCCGGATGAACATGTTCCCCACATCTTCGAGCGCTTCTACCGTGCGGACAAGGCCCGTACCAGTGCCGCCGGTCACACCGGACTGGGGCTGGCAATTGCCAAAGCCATTGTGGACAACCACGGCGGTGAAATCAGCGTCCAGAGCACCCCTGGACAAGGCTCCACCTTTGAGGTTACCCTAAAGAGCGACAGGAGCCTATAG